A window of the Ipomoea triloba cultivar NCNSP0323 chromosome 14, ASM357664v1 genome harbors these coding sequences:
- the LOC116005198 gene encoding uncharacterized protein LOC116005198 → MADTPYSNFDSSTSDYPDFTPTQALQTQYGQHNTVIVEQQEQEDLAKPYMDMVELIGKMRSSGIDNGQAIEILGAYHHQEYPWKRNFYTPSLVSIGPKYSKEVDQVKDKEYKNLYMKSFLERAVGQSVEEYREYLRNEMKLLDKARNYYKEIGITYPHNDEELVDMLLLDGCFVVEFVMKCKEGGNGDPRRSVEGKKAREDMLLFENQLSFDVLSAIYKKMTASHTEEVPSFIRLVKFSFASLAPNFTFHNFYDDNLPENPMNLLHVVHSLCVPNVNSHRIEVREAEGDIDDVTNKWLTLNHINTATELQEVGVGFKNTGEIFTMPKEYAKIPAKLKANKEPNGISLFDITFSSGEMRIPCFKVDNSTELFFRNMIALEQQSCQVNPKYYTDYARLMSHLVKGNKDITFLRKNGTIHNLLGEDGKVAYMFNNLSVEIDTSNNFYFASVYTAVNGLCRNRRHVWKQKLKKFFFVLWKVVYITLSAISLLLLAIQEYTNST, encoded by the exons GAACAACAGGAGCAGGAAGATCTAGCGAAGCCTTATATGGATATGGTCGAATTAATCGGTAAAATGCGCAGCAGCGGAATTGATAATGGACAG GCAATAGAAATATTAGGTGCTTATCATCATCAAGAATATCCTTGGAAGCGCAACTTCTATACACCATCTTTGGTATCCATTGGGCCCAAGTACTCTAAAGAGGTTGATCAAGTTAAGGACAAGGAGTACAAGAATCTGTATATGAAGTCTTTTCTTGAAAGGGCAGTGGGGCAGTCGGTGGAAGAGTATCGGGAATACCTTAGGAATGAGATGAAATTGTTGGACAAAGCCCGAAATTATTATAAGGAAATTGGAATTACCTACCCCCATAATGACGAAGAGCTGGTAGACATGTTGTTGCTTGATGGCTGCTTTGTGGTGGAGTTTGTTATGAAATGCAAGGAAGGCGGCAATGGTGATCCCCGCCGTAGCGTTGAAGGGAAGAAAGCTCGTGAAGACATGCTTCTGTTCGAGAATCAACTCTCTTTTGATGTCCTCTCTGCCATTTATAAGAAAATGACTGCTAGTCATACTGAAGAAGTTCCTAGTTTCATCAGATTGGTGAAGTTCAGTTTTGCATCTTTAGCACCAAACTTTACCTTTCATAACTTCTATGATGATAATCTACCTGAAAACCCCATGAATCTACTCCATGTGGTCCACAGTCTTTGTGTTCCCAACGTTAATTCCCATAGAATTGAAGTAAGGGAGGCAGAAGGGGATATAGATGATGTTACCAATAAGTGGCTAACATTAAACCATATAAACACCGCAACAGAGCTTCAAGAGGTGGGTGTGGGCTTTAAGAACACCGGCGAAATTTTCACTATGCCAAAGGAATATGCAAAAATTCCAGCAAAATTGAAAGCGAATAAAGAGCCCAATGGTATTAGCCTGTTCGATATAACCTTTTCTTCTGGGGAAATGAGAATCCCTTGTTTCAAAGTCGACAACTCCACTGAACTATTCTTCCGAAACATGATCGCCCTGGAACAGCAATCTTGCCAGGTAAACCCCAAATACTACACAGACTATGCGAGGCTGATGAGCCACCTGGTGAAGGGGAATAAAGACATCACTTTTCTCCGCAAGAATGGGACAATTCACAATCTCTTAGGTGAAGATGGGAAAGTGGCCTATATGTTCAACAACCTGAGTGTTGAGATAGACACTTCCAATAACTTTTACTTTGCTTCGGTTTACACGGCTGTGAATGGGCTTTGTCGCAACAGACGCCATGTGTGGAagcaaaaactaaaaaaattctttttcgTTCTATGGAAGGTGGTTTATATTACCTTGAGTGCTATCTCCTTGTTGCTTTTGGCAATTCAGGAATATACAAACAGTACATAG